In Macadamia integrifolia cultivar HAES 741 chromosome 5, SCU_Mint_v3, whole genome shotgun sequence, a single window of DNA contains:
- the LOC122078595 gene encoding RING-H2 finger protein ATL52-like produces the protein MASIYKKFFSDSNATVNCTVESFVPAVNDTTFCSVYACPPYASVFFPPPTVSVSDESLSQRFSPIVIIVFAVLGGAFLLVTYYAVIVKYCSSLNRARIAPPEPDNVLGEDFLDEDQGPVIDHPIWFIQTVGLPDNIVNSITICKYQRGTGLVEGTECSVCLGEFQEDDTLRLLPKCCHAFHLPCIDTWLRSHVNCPLCRAPIVSNIASFGHSSTATEPNSSNSRTVDETQLGNSSSDGASGSNQSGGGGVGTGTEDEVGLGVDGGTKDAEIEKEAMTLLSSRANSGLQMVSIDLGDDRLKEEGNIVPVKRSFSMGSFAAAVMCFSPSNFPLLESGGSSVNESNSELVSKGQVGSPNLFKLMGGSFTRQALKTGPIAMKRSVSCGGKFLLSRYGGTKRSILPL, from the coding sequence ATGGCGtctatttataaaaaatttttTAGCGATTCAAACGCGACCGTCAATTGTACAGTTGAAAGCTTTGTTCCAGCAGTAAACGATACAACTTTTTGTTCCGTTTATGCTTGTCCTCCTTATGCTTCTGTTTTTTTCCCTCCTCCGACGGTCTCTGTAAGTGATGAATCCCTTTCTCAGAGATTCTCCCCGATTGTGATCATCGTCTTCGCTGTTCTTGGTGGTGCTTTTCTTCTCGTTACCTACTACGCCGTCATCGTGAAGTACTGTTCAAGTTTGAATCGCGCAAGGATTGCTCCACCTGAACCAGACAATGTCCTTGGAGAAGATTTTCTCGATGAGGATCAGGGACCCGTTATAGATCACCCTATTTGGTTCATCCAAACGGTGGGTCTCCCTGATAACATCGTCAATTCCATCACCATCTGCAAGTACCAGAGAGGAACGGGCTTGGTTGAAGGAACTGAGTGCTCAGTTTGTCTCGGTGAGTTTCAAGAGGATGATACTCTGAGGTTACTACCCAAGTGCTGCCATGCCTTCCACCTTCCTTGTATCGATACGTGGCTCAGATCCCATGTTAATTGCCCTCTGTGTCGTGCCCCAATCGTATCTAACATCGCTAGTTTTGGGCATTCGTCGACTGCAACTGAGCCGAACTCAAGCAATTCGCGTACAGTTGATGAAACCCAGTTGGGGAATTCATCGAGTGATGGTGCTTCAGGAAGCAATCAGAGCGGCGGAGGTGGGGTTGGGACTGGGACGGAGGATGAAGTTGGATTAGGGGTTGATGGTGGAACAAAGGATGCTGAGATTGAAAAGGAGGCCATGACTCTGCTATCGTCCCGTGCAAATTCTGGGCTTCAGATGGTCAGCATCGACTTGGGCGATGATCGTCTGAAGGAGGAAGGCAACATAGTTCCTGTAAAAAGGTCTTTTTCTATGGGTTCATTTGCTGCAGCAGTGATGTGTTTCTCTCCATCTAATTTTCCTCTATTAGAATCGGGAGGGAGTTCAGTGAACGAATCCAATTCAGAACTTGTTTCCAAGGGCCAAGTTGGAAGTCCCAACTTATTTAAGCTCATGGGTGGTTCTTTCACTCGGCAAGCTCTGAAAACTGGACCTATTGCCATGAAAAGATCAGTCTCGTGCGGCGGAAAGTTCTTGCTATCAAGATATGGCGGAACCAAGAGATCGATTCTTCCCCTGTGA